The sequence below is a genomic window from Plasmodium cynomolgi strain B DNA, chromosome 4, whole genome shotgun sequence.
AAGAGGTGTAGATGTATAAATTGTCTTTTAAAACCAGGAAGtattatattcttttttgtaaaaatcttttactttttttctgaagTAATCTTTGGTATCGTTCTccttcttaaaaataaattcttccCAAGAATGTTCAATTGTACGTATAATATGAGCAAACTGGATATTAATAATCGTGTTGATACAGCTTAAATCCATTGCATGGtagaataattctttttctgcttccaATAATTCGAATGATAGATCACTATAAACTTTGCACCATTGTCTAACTACATAACTATATGGTATATTGTACTGTTTTGCTAAATCTTcccaaaaaatggacaaatttTTCAGTGCctcataaaatttgttttttttctttgctgtAACTTGGTTGTATATATTAACACTTTCTTGAGGGGTTAcgatttcttttaaatttttaatgatcTCTTTTAATTGTTTATCGGATAATTGTTCTTTGAATATTGAAGGATCCGTAGAAAAGTCGCTTTCTTCACTAGTTTcagtattttttatattacgaGCATCAATTATATGGACTTGATGCTTCTTATTTGTTGGCCTATGTATAATGTTTCTACCTTCCAAGGGATGCCCATTTTCACTATTACGTGTTTTAGAGGTACCTTTAGATGTTTTCTTATATTGTTTAATACTTGTAGGTGCTGTATTTATATAAGGATCTTCTGCTGGAATTTC
It includes:
- a CDS encoding phist protein (Pf-fam-b;~putative), translated to MAFPTFKSVLSVALLYVLYQGNNEYDAHTISEWKNSKRSRNLSEFFPQQIGRSGENYGDYEYEQHYNAELQKRNYNRTEATNIMDLFQDVNIAGNSWDNFCSQNEKFDIQYWENQEDPYEQASSFAQEAYEIPAEDPYINTAPTSIKQYKKTSKGTSKTRNSENGHPLEGRNIIHRPTNKKHQVHIIDARNIKNTETSEESDFSTDPSIFKEQLSDKQLKEIIKNLKEIVTPQESVNIYNQVTAKKKNKFYEALKNLSIFWEDLAKQYNIPYSYVVRQWCKVYSDLSFELLEAEKELFYHAMDLSCINTIINIQFAHIIRTIEHSWEEFIFKKENDTKDYFRKKVKDFYKKEYNTSWF